A DNA window from Actinomadura coerulea contains the following coding sequences:
- a CDS encoding papain-like cysteine protease family protein: protein MRTRTRPARARRRLAAGLAGAAAAALTASTGVASAQDLPITQQVQQQDQWCWVASGLTIAKFFGKGNVSQNDFCALGRGYPRGSACPNQAGYLEYDQRAFQALGVSPGQVSGPLSYQAVTTEINGQRPILTGIYWTAGGGHAQVIYGYSGQTVSYGDPWPSSPRYGEMAYSSYVSNYQFRWGQALSRIGG from the coding sequence ATGAGAACGCGTACCCGACCCGCCCGGGCACGCCGGCGGCTCGCGGCCGGACTCGCGGGGGCGGCGGCCGCCGCCCTCACGGCGTCCACCGGCGTCGCCTCGGCGCAGGACCTGCCGATCACGCAGCAGGTGCAGCAGCAGGACCAGTGGTGCTGGGTCGCCAGCGGCCTGACGATCGCCAAGTTCTTCGGCAAGGGCAACGTCAGCCAGAACGACTTCTGCGCCCTCGGGCGCGGCTACCCCCGCGGCAGCGCCTGCCCGAACCAGGCCGGCTACCTGGAGTACGACCAGCGCGCGTTCCAGGCGCTCGGCGTGTCCCCCGGCCAGGTCAGCGGACCCCTGTCGTACCAGGCGGTCACCACCGAGATCAACGGGCAGCGGCCGATCCTCACCGGCATCTACTGGACGGCCGGCGGCGGCCACGCCCAGGTCATCTACGGCTACTCCGGCCAGACGGTCTCCTACGGAGACCCGTGGCCCTCCAGTCCCCGGTACGGGGAGATGGCGTACAGCAGCTACGTCAGCAACTACCAGTTCCGCTGGGGCCAGGCCCTGTCCAGGATCGGAGGCTGA
- a CDS encoding HAMP domain-containing sensor histidine kinase has product MRLSLRARLTLTYGGLFLVAGVVLLGATYALFDQQLSRSGTKVLATRLDPAPGTAPPAGSAQEAAREARAMADADRWMRDRREELHDAAVTSLVTQGSIALLVVGGAAAGFGWLIAGRALSPLHRVTETARRIAGSPAADRGLHERIALRGPHDEVKELADTFDAMVDRLDRSFDGQRRFVASASHELRTPLTLGRALVEVAMHRESASPDVRQLGETLLQINARHERLITGLLLLARSENEITTRAPVDLADVVAHVAAQTALEAGGSGIAVETDAAEAMTAGDALLLERVVQNLLENGLRHNTDSGWVSVSCRTENGRAVLEVANSGPAVPPYEIPALFEPFRRLDGDRLVTAKGAGLGLSIVQSIVRAHNGTVTAVPRREGGLTVTVALPSADPEPEPENRPGPLAARA; this is encoded by the coding sequence ATGAGGTTGTCGCTGCGCGCCCGGCTCACCCTCACCTACGGCGGCCTGTTCCTCGTCGCCGGGGTGGTCCTGCTCGGCGCGACCTACGCCCTGTTCGACCAGCAGCTGTCGCGGTCCGGCACGAAGGTGCTGGCGACCCGCCTGGACCCGGCGCCCGGCACCGCCCCGCCCGCCGGGAGCGCGCAGGAGGCGGCGCGGGAGGCGAGGGCGATGGCCGACGCCGACCGCTGGATGCGCGATCGGCGCGAAGAACTGCACGACGCCGCCGTCACCTCCCTGGTCACCCAGGGGTCGATCGCGCTGCTGGTGGTCGGGGGCGCCGCGGCGGGCTTCGGCTGGCTCATCGCGGGCCGGGCGCTGTCCCCGCTGCACCGCGTCACCGAGACCGCCCGCCGCATCGCCGGCTCCCCCGCCGCCGACCGCGGCCTGCACGAGCGCATCGCGCTGCGGGGCCCCCACGACGAGGTCAAGGAGCTCGCCGACACCTTCGACGCGATGGTCGACCGCCTCGACCGCTCCTTCGACGGCCAGCGCCGCTTCGTCGCGAGCGCCTCCCACGAGCTGCGCACCCCGCTCACCCTCGGCCGCGCGCTGGTCGAGGTGGCGATGCACCGCGAGTCGGCGTCCCCGGACGTCCGGCAGCTCGGCGAGACCCTCCTGCAGATCAACGCGCGGCACGAGCGCCTCATCACCGGCCTGCTGCTGCTGGCCCGCTCCGAGAACGAGATCACCACCCGGGCGCCGGTGGACCTCGCGGACGTCGTCGCCCACGTCGCCGCCCAGACGGCGCTGGAGGCGGGCGGCTCCGGCATCGCCGTCGAGACCGACGCCGCCGAGGCCATGACGGCGGGCGACGCCCTCCTGCTGGAACGCGTCGTACAGAACCTGCTGGAGAACGGCCTGCGCCACAACACCGACTCCGGGTGGGTCTCCGTCTCCTGCCGGACCGAGAACGGCCGCGCCGTCCTGGAGGTCGCCAACTCCGGCCCCGCCGTCCCGCCCTACGAGATCCCCGCGCTCTTCGAGCCCTTCCGCCGGCTCGACGGCGACCGCCTCGTCACCGCCAAGGGGGCCGGTCTCGGCCTCTCCATCGTCCAGTCCATCGTCCGCGCCCACAACGGCACCGTGACCGCCGTGCCCCGCCGGGAAGGCGGCCTCACCGTCACCGTCGCCCTCCCGTCCGCGGATCCGGAGCCGGAGCCGGAGAACCGCCCCGGACCGCTCGCCGCCCGCGCCTAG
- a CDS encoding ATP-binding protein has protein sequence MELFLLAAALVVVAGAGIAAAALLARQRRETADLRAQNAVLARGLDLREKELRHLADVRLPELMESLHNPGVRVAGPLHDLDREAPAYGQALRTVTELFAGSAARVRERADLSAKSTLRAMMRAVQSLANEQQLAISDMQERHDDPDVLEGLLRVDHMNAQLGRRAQATAVLCGSWPGQQRSASSMSDVVRGATSRIRDYLRVNIQGPVNTAVTSRAVEPIVLTLAELLDNAARHSRPDTTVEVNFQSTHNGVAIMIDDAGVAMDAEELQRAADLLSGDASVDIHRLGDPPRVGFAVAGVLAARYGFRVSVDTRSPYGGVRAVVFVPSALLTDLPGERAPDPAGRDAAAGQGPAPAARTDVPATPGGLPKRTRVAVAERPAGEQEPPAAPEPGAPPPLRPARETAAGLGAWQRGTRSGRASTPSDGGGPGIESKDLRP, from the coding sequence ATGGAGCTATTCCTCTTGGCTGCGGCGCTCGTCGTCGTGGCGGGCGCCGGCATCGCGGCCGCCGCCCTGCTGGCACGCCAGCGGCGGGAGACGGCCGACCTGCGCGCGCAGAACGCCGTCCTGGCCCGCGGGCTCGACCTGCGCGAGAAGGAGCTTCGGCACCTCGCGGACGTCCGGCTGCCCGAGCTCATGGAGTCCCTGCACAACCCCGGCGTGCGCGTCGCCGGCCCGCTGCACGACCTGGACCGCGAGGCGCCCGCCTACGGGCAGGCGCTGCGGACCGTCACCGAGCTGTTCGCCGGGTCCGCGGCGCGCGTCCGGGAGCGGGCCGACCTGTCGGCCAAGTCGACGCTTCGGGCGATGATGCGCGCCGTGCAGAGCCTCGCCAACGAGCAGCAGCTCGCCATCTCCGACATGCAGGAGCGCCACGACGACCCGGACGTGCTGGAGGGCCTGCTCCGCGTCGACCACATGAACGCCCAGCTCGGGCGGCGCGCCCAGGCCACCGCGGTGCTGTGCGGGTCGTGGCCGGGCCAGCAGCGCTCGGCGTCGTCGATGAGCGACGTGGTGCGCGGCGCGACCTCCCGCATCCGCGACTACCTGCGGGTCAACATCCAGGGGCCGGTGAACACCGCGGTGACCAGCCGGGCCGTGGAGCCGATCGTGCTGACGCTGGCCGAGCTGCTGGACAACGCGGCGCGGCACTCGCGCCCCGACACCACCGTCGAGGTCAACTTCCAGTCCACCCACAACGGCGTCGCCATCATGATCGACGATGCCGGGGTCGCGATGGACGCCGAGGAGCTCCAGCGCGCCGCCGACCTGCTGTCCGGCGACGCGTCGGTCGACATCCACCGGCTCGGCGACCCGCCCCGCGTCGGGTTCGCGGTGGCGGGCGTCCTCGCCGCGCGGTACGGCTTCCGGGTGTCGGTCGACACCCGCTCCCCCTACGGCGGCGTGCGGGCCGTCGTGTTCGTGCCGTCCGCGCTGCTCACCGACCTCCCGGGCGAGCGGGCGCCCGACCCGGCCGGGCGGGACGCCGCGGCCGGTCAGGGCCCCGCGCCCGCCGCCCGGACCGACGTCCCCGCCACCCCCGGCGGGCTGCCGAAACGCACCCGCGTCGCGGTCGCCGAGCGCCCCGCCGGGGAACAAGAGCCGCCCGCCGCGCCGGAACCGGGGGCGCCGCCCCCGCTCAGGCCGGCCCGGGAGACCGCCGCGGGCCTCGGCGCCTGGCAGCGCGGGACGCGGTCCGGCCGCGCTTCGACGCCGTCCGACGGCGGGGGCCCCGGCATCGAGAGCAAGGACCTGCGGCCATGA
- a CDS encoding response regulator transcription factor, protein MRVLVAEDERLLADAIAEWLRDDAHAVDLAHDGAAALERLTVNDYDVVVLDRDLPLVHGDEVCREIVRGGGAARVLMLTAAAEVTDRVDGLGLGADDYLTKPFAFPELAARVHALGRRCRPAAPPTLHRAGITLDPARREVFRDGRYVPLARKEFAVLAELLRAEGAVVSSEQLLEKAWDEHADPFTGAVRLTVLKLRRKLADPPVVETVKGAGYRIP, encoded by the coding sequence ATGAGAGTGCTGGTGGCAGAGGACGAGCGGCTCCTGGCCGACGCGATCGCCGAATGGCTGCGCGACGACGCGCACGCCGTCGACCTGGCCCACGACGGCGCGGCCGCCCTGGAGCGGCTCACCGTCAACGACTACGACGTGGTCGTGCTGGACCGCGACCTGCCCCTCGTCCACGGCGACGAGGTGTGCCGCGAGATCGTCCGGGGCGGGGGCGCGGCCCGGGTCCTGATGCTCACCGCCGCCGCGGAGGTCACCGACCGCGTCGACGGGCTCGGCCTCGGCGCCGACGACTACCTGACCAAGCCGTTCGCGTTCCCCGAGCTCGCCGCCCGCGTCCACGCGCTCGGGCGCCGCTGCCGCCCGGCCGCGCCGCCGACGCTGCACCGCGCCGGCATCACCCTGGACCCGGCGCGCCGCGAGGTGTTCCGGGACGGGCGCTACGTGCCGCTCGCCCGCAAGGAGTTCGCCGTCCTGGCCGAGCTGCTGCGCGCCGAGGGCGCCGTCGTGTCCTCCGAGCAGCTTCTGGAGAAGGCGTGGGACGAGCACGCCGACCCTTTCACCGGCGCCGTCCGCCTGACCGTCCTCAAACTGCGCCGCAAGCTCGCCGACCCGCCCGTCGTCGAGACCGTCAAGGGAGCGGGGTACCGGATCCCATGA
- a CDS encoding LysR family transcriptional regulator, protein MDLGPHHLRMIEAIAATGSISKAAARLGLTQPAVSTMLRRVEGHLGVQLFVRSPEGVTPTPVGAEVATRARAALAGIDDLNAALAHRISEPAAIPLLRIGVQACPALTLLGDHLGSLSPESRLHLRVDPGGGRIPALLGSGTLDIGLFQEPVDHPPRPRDGLERLVLVECEPALVGMSSSSPLAAGPTVDLADLADHDWIDDPLDDGPWPAYLRGVCAEAGFRPRVRYWATDWQISASLIRSGRAVGIYQPTAAPRAGVAFRRITGDPLGQRVVLMWRPGAERAAERLRGVFDEVYLDLVRAQPAYGDWWDGHPEAHPALPVPAGPAAGAGTGAGAGPGERGGSRNPREGG, encoded by the coding sequence GTGGACCTCGGCCCCCACCACCTCAGGATGATCGAGGCGATCGCCGCGACCGGCAGCATCAGCAAGGCCGCCGCGCGGCTCGGCCTCACCCAGCCCGCCGTCAGCACCATGCTGCGCCGGGTCGAGGGCCACCTCGGCGTGCAGCTGTTCGTCCGCTCCCCGGAGGGCGTCACGCCGACGCCGGTCGGCGCCGAGGTCGCCACCCGCGCCCGGGCCGCGCTGGCGGGCATCGACGACCTGAACGCCGCGCTCGCGCACCGGATCAGCGAGCCCGCCGCCATACCGCTGCTGCGGATCGGGGTGCAGGCGTGCCCGGCGCTCACCCTGCTCGGCGACCATCTCGGCTCGCTGTCCCCGGAGTCGCGGCTGCACCTGCGCGTCGACCCCGGGGGCGGGCGCATCCCCGCGCTGCTCGGCTCCGGCACCCTCGACATCGGGCTGTTCCAGGAGCCGGTCGACCATCCGCCGCGGCCGCGCGACGGCCTGGAGCGGCTCGTGCTGGTCGAGTGCGAGCCGGCGCTCGTCGGGATGTCCTCCTCCAGCCCCCTCGCCGCCGGCCCGACCGTCGACCTGGCCGACCTCGCCGACCACGACTGGATCGACGATCCGCTCGACGACGGCCCGTGGCCCGCCTACCTGCGCGGCGTGTGCGCCGAGGCGGGGTTCCGGCCCCGGGTCAGGTACTGGGCGACGGACTGGCAGATCTCGGCCTCGCTCATCCGGTCGGGGCGCGCCGTCGGCATCTACCAGCCGACCGCGGCCCCCCGCGCCGGGGTCGCGTTCCGCCGGATCACCGGCGACCCGCTCGGCCAGCGGGTCGTCCTGATGTGGCGGCCCGGGGCCGAGCGGGCGGCGGAACGGCTGCGCGGCGTCTTCGACGAGGTCTACCTGGACCTCGTCCGGGCCCAACCCGCCTACGGCGACTGGTGGGACGGGCATCCCGAGGCGCACCCGGCGCTGCCCGTCCCCGCCGGCCCGGCGGCGGGCGCGGGGACGGGCGCCGGTGCGGGTCCCGGGGAGAGGGGCGGTTCCCGGAACCCGCGGGAGGGCGGCTAG
- a CDS encoding AraC family transcriptional regulator translates to MDDVLGGPTGTSGAEYRLGLYPSDRAEYDRAPGQTGDRGYRFLLPLHGEMLMVQDGREARLRPGTGGLIAPAAPFRVLQPRPARVLVMTIPAREMDGRLCGPVPAATGLDLSAGLGRVVADMVRAVGEERRSLTGPQFDAACDRITELLCLLLAGDERPPAPGHLAEVEAVVRRYVREHATDPGLTGAAMAQDLGWSLRQVQLALQRAGTTPRELIREERLRLVRDRLRNPLDRNVTITDLAHATGFSSASALSHAFRQRFGVSPRELRRHGAAR, encoded by the coding sequence GTGGACGATGTGCTCGGCGGGCCGACCGGGACGTCCGGCGCCGAGTACCGGCTCGGGCTGTACCCGTCCGACCGGGCGGAGTACGACCGCGCCCCCGGGCAGACGGGCGACCGGGGCTACCGGTTCCTTCTCCCGCTGCACGGCGAGATGCTCATGGTGCAGGACGGCCGCGAGGCGCGGCTGCGCCCGGGCACCGGCGGCCTCATCGCGCCCGCGGCGCCGTTCCGTGTCCTCCAGCCCCGCCCGGCCCGCGTCCTCGTCATGACGATCCCGGCCCGCGAGATGGACGGCCGGCTGTGCGGCCCGGTGCCCGCGGCGACCGGCCTGGACCTGTCCGCCGGCCTCGGCCGCGTCGTCGCCGATATGGTGCGGGCCGTCGGGGAGGAGCGGCGCAGCCTCACCGGCCCGCAGTTCGACGCCGCCTGCGACAGGATCACCGAGCTGCTGTGCCTGCTGCTCGCCGGGGACGAGCGCCCGCCCGCGCCCGGCCACCTCGCCGAGGTGGAGGCGGTCGTGCGCCGCTACGTCCGCGAGCACGCCACCGACCCCGGGCTCACCGGCGCCGCGATGGCGCAGGACCTCGGCTGGTCGCTGCGGCAGGTGCAGCTCGCGTTGCAGCGCGCCGGGACCACGCCCCGCGAGTTGATCCGCGAGGAGCGGCTCCGGCTCGTCCGCGACCGGCTGCGCAACCCCCTCGACCGGAACGTCACCATCACCGACCTCGCGCACGCCACCGGGTTCTCCTCGGCCAGCGCGCTTAGCCACGCGTTCCGGCAGCGCTTCGGCGTCAGCCCGCGCGAGCTGCGCCGGCACGGCGCCGCTCGCTGA
- a CDS encoding roadblock/LC7 domain-containing protein — MNEGWNGAMDDGTNRLGWMLDDALRMPETRYAILLSADGLLMAHSERINRDEAERQAAGMAGLQSLARSTAEFCGDSGTTWRQTVNEFDDGYVFLVAAGPGAYLAVSATQHVDMETVSFRLQELVQRLGKELTTPPRPGAGRPA, encoded by the coding sequence ATGAACGAGGGATGGAACGGCGCGATGGACGACGGTACGAACCGGCTCGGCTGGATGCTGGACGACGCGCTGCGGATGCCGGAGACCCGCTACGCGATCCTGCTGTCGGCCGACGGGCTGCTCATGGCGCACTCCGAGCGGATCAACCGGGACGAGGCGGAGCGGCAGGCCGCGGGAATGGCGGGCCTGCAGTCGCTCGCCCGCAGCACCGCCGAGTTCTGCGGGGACTCCGGCACGACCTGGCGGCAGACCGTCAACGAGTTCGACGACGGGTACGTCTTCCTCGTCGCCGCAGGTCCGGGCGCATACCTGGCGGTGTCGGCGACCCAGCACGTCGACATGGAGACCGTCTCGTTCCGGCTCCAGGAACTCGTGCAGCGGCTGGGCAAGGAGTTGACCACCCCGCCGCGGCCGGGCGCCGGCCGTCCCGCATGA